Genomic window (Magnetococcales bacterium):
CGGATGGGCCGGCCCCATGCTTTTTCAACGCGGGATGTGGCAAGACCCGGTGGCTCTTGTAATGAAGCGAATGAACCCGGCGGGGACCCTCCGAACAAGTCGATTCGAAATAGTTCTGGAATTTCCTTCCGGCAATGTGGATGATGGTTCCCGAACAGTATCTGTTTCAAAGCTATCTTCCGGAGATGACTGATGCAGGCCATACGCCATCTTTTCGAACATGCACCTGCGACGATTCCGGTTCCGGAAGGATGGCGGGAAAAACCACTGGAGGTCATCTTGCTGAGGCACGATTCTCCCCTGACCGCTGGCGTCCCGGCGGCGGAATTATCCCGTGAGTGGCCCTCCGACTATTTCGAAAGCACTTTCGCTTCCATTCCCGACTTTCCGGAACGGGAGTTTCAAGGGGTCGGGGAGAATCGGGAGCCTATGGAGTGAGCTTTCTGCTGGACACAAACGTATGCATTCGTTATCTGTCGGGGCGTTCTCCATCTGTTTTGCACCGGTTGCGAAGCATGCGTCCGGAGGTCGTCCGGGTGTGCAGCGTGGTCAAGTCGGAGATGTTTTATGGAGCCATGAAGTCTCAGGATCCAATGGGTAATTTGCATCGCCAGGAGGTCTTTTTTTCGCCTTTTCGTTCGCTGCCCTTCGATGATGCTGCGGCTCGGATATTCGGCAGAATTCGTGCCGAACTCGTGCGCCAGGGGGTGCCTATCGGTCCTTACGATCTACAAATCGCCGCCATCGCTTTGGCTAATAGTTGTACCTTGGTCACCCATAATACTGCTGAGTTTTCCCGTGTTTCGGGTTTGTTGTTGGAGGATTGGGAAGAATAGTAACCATATATTAATATAAAAAAGAATAATTAAACGTCAAAGGATAGAACATTTTCTTTTTTTGATATTTAAAAGACAACATATTGAAAGTCAACATCTTCCCGCAGATTTCCCTTCTTGACGTTTCCTTCACCTTGCCTTGACCCTGCCTTCACCATCGCGGATCCACAATGAGACCACGGTGTCACAGGAGCCGGATTTCTCATCGGTCGAAGGTGGTCCATGTCAGTTATAGCCTTGCCGGGTCGTCCCTTGCATTTGAGCCGTTTTCTGCCCTTTCTGCGCTGGTGGCCACGGGTAAACGGCTCCACCGTGCGCGCCGACGCCATTGCCGGACTGGTTGGCGCCATTCTGGTGCTGCCGCAGGGGGTGGCCTTCGCCATCATCGCCGGCATGCCGCCCGAATACGGCCTTTATGCCGGGATGATCCCCGCCGTGATCGCCGCCCTGTTCGGCTCCTCCTGGCATCTGGTCTCCGGTCCCACCACCGCCGCATCCATTCTGCTTTATGCGGTGTTAAGTTTGCACGCCTCTCCCGGCAGCTCCGAATATGTGCAACTCGCCATCACCCTCACCTTTCTGGTGGGCGTGATCGAGTTGGGCATGGGGCTGCTGCGCTTCGGTTCCCTGGTCAATTTCATTCCCCACGCGGTGGTGGTGGGCTTCACCGCGGGTGCGGCGCTGTTGATCCTCTCCAACCAGTTGCCCACCTTCCTGGGACTGGTCATGCCGCGCAGTGAAAACTTCGCCGCAACCATCCACGATGTGGTGGCCCATCTCGCGGAGTCCAACCTCTACGTGGTGCAGGTCAGTCTGCTGACCCTGACCGTGGGGGTGGCCATCAAACATTTCCGGCCCCGATGGCCCTACATGTTGATCGCCCTGGTGGTGGGTACGCTGTTCGCCGTGTTGTTGGAACGGCTGATGACCCCCCAGACCACGGGCATCGCTCTGGTGGGTTATGTTCGCGCCGGACTGCCGCCGTTGTCCGCGCCGGTGTTGAACCCGGCGGCGTTGCTGGATCTGCTGCCCGCCGCCTTGGCGGTGACGCTGCTGGCCCTGACCGAAGCGGTCTCCATCGCCCGCGCCGTGGCGGTGCGCAGCGGACAGAGCATCGACGGCAATCAGGAGTTCATCGGGCAGGGGTTGTCCAATCTGTTGGGCAGCTTCTTTTCCGCTTATGTGGCCACGGGCTCCTTCAATCGCACCGGGCTCAACGAAGCGGCCGGGGCCAAAACCCCGCTGGCGGCGGTTTTCGGCGGGATCATACTGTTGCTGCTGGCTCCCACGGTATTGCCGCTGGCGGCCTACATCCCCAAAGCGGTGATTGCCGCCATCCTCTTTCAGGTGGCCTGGGGGCTCATCGATTTTCATCACATCGGCCAGTTGCGCAAAAGCTATCCCCGTGAGGGCTTCATCCTGCTGGTGACTTTTCTGGCCACGCTGTTCATCGACATGGAAAAGGCCATTCTGGCGGGGGTGATGTTGTCGTTGATCTTTCATCTGCGGCGCACCTCCCAGCCGGAGCTGGTCAGTCTGGTTCCGGATCGCGGCGTGGCGCGGCGTTCCATGGTGCGGGCCGGGCAGCGGGAGGAGTGTCCGCAGCTCAAGGTGGCGCGGTTGGACGGCTCCCTCTACTTCGGCGCGGTGGCCCATGTGGAGGCGCAACTGGAGGAGGTGGCCCAGAAGCATCTGATCATCGTGGCCTCGGGGATCAATCTGGTGGACAGCGCGGGCTCGCATCTGCTGATCCAGGAGGCCAAACGGCGTCAGGCGGCGGGGGGCGATCTCTATCTGGTCGATGTCAAACGGGGTCCGGGGGAGAGTTTGCAGCGGGGGGGATTGTCCGAGGTGGTGCCGCAGGCGCATCTCTTTCCGGGGAAGGAGAGTGCGATTGCCAGTGTGTTTCCCCGGCTGGATGCCGCGATTTGCCGGAGCTGCAAGGTGAGGTTGTTTCGGGAGTGTCAGACGGTGGCAGGCGACGACACCGGGAAGGGGGAGAAGTGAGATGGCAGCGTATCGGCGGGTGTTGTGCGCGGTGCAACCGGACGGTCGGGGGGAGGGGGTGGTGCGTCGGGCCTTGCGCATGGCGCGATTGGAGGGGTGCGAGGTGGGAGTTGTGGTGGTGATGGATTTTCACACCGGGTTCGAGTCGGATCATATCCCGTTTCGCACTCCGGCGGAGATCAAGGCGGAGATGGTGCGCTATCTGGAGGGACGATTGCAGGGCATGCTGGAGAAACTGGGCTGTCGGGAGTGGGTGCGGGGTTGGGTGGTGGCGGGGGATCCGGAGCGGGAGGTGGGTCGTCAGGCGGGGGAGTGGGGGGCGGATCTGGTGGTGGTGGGGTCGCGGGAGAGTTATGCTTTGCAGCGGAGTTGGCGGGGGGATGTGTTGGTGGTGCAGCCGGAATCCGACCCGTGGAGAGGTTTGAAGATGGCTCTCTCCTTTCAATCCGTAAAGTAATAAAAAGGGTTGGGGGAGTCTGAGGGGGAGCTACGCTGCCCCCTCAGGACGTTTCCTTTAATCCCCTGCCTTTCAGTAACTATTCAGGCCCTGCACAGCGCCACAGGATCGTGTCAACGGCAAAAGGCCAAGTCCCAGGGCGCTGCCCTGGACCCGTCGGGGGGGATAATCCCCCCCGAACCCCCGTATTCTCTATGAAAATAACATACAAAATCAATCCTTGACTGATTTACCCCGAAGTTGCATGCTGACCGGTCCGCAACAGCATCAGGTAATGCAGGGGACGGAGCATGGCGGGAAAAAAGGGGTTGGTGTTGTTCCTTCACGACTTGGGCAAAGCCGGATTGGCCTTGTTGAAGCGGGTTTCGACGGAGAAGAGTCCCTCCGGTGTCCTGCGGGTGAAACAGGGTTGGTGGGGCGCATCGCTGCTTTTCCTGATGGCGGGGCAGATTGAGGGTGACCCGTTGAACACGCACTCTTCCGCTTCTTCCGGCGTGGCGCCGCCGACGCCGGACTTGCAGGGGGAACGATTGATCCGGCCGGGTGACTGCGATGCCGAGAAAGTCCGGGCCGCTGCCTTGCAGGCCTACAAAACCGCAGACATTCAAGCTGCGGCGGCTGTCCTGCGCTGCATACAAGACGATGGTCGTCACGATTTCGATCAGGCCCTGCATTCGTTGAACGCTTTGGTGGATCAGCCGGACCTGTCTTTGGAAGGGCTTCTGGCCATCGACGCCCTGTTGCCGGACTACCATCTGAACTTGAACGCCTTTTCGGCGAAGGTGAAAGGGGTTGTCACCCGGCGGCTGCGGGCCACCAAGGCCACCGACCCCGCCAGCCGGGCCCGGTTGGCCGATGTTCTCAAGCGTTATTCCACAAGCTTGAGCAACCTGGGTCGTTGGACGGAGGGGCTCGAATCTGCCGGGGAGGCTGTCGCAATCTTTCGGGAGTTGGCGCGTCAGCAGCCGGTGGATTTCCTCCCCGGACTTGCCGACAGCTTCAACACGCTGTCCAACCGCTTGAGTGAGGTGGGTCGTTCGTCCGAGGCACTCGCCCCCGCCGAGAACGCCCTCTACATCCGGCGCGAGTTGGTGCGGCAACAGCCGGCGGCATTTCGTCCCGACCTGGCTTTGAGCCTCAACACGCTGGCCAGCCGTTTGAGCCAGGCGGGACGTTCGTCGGAAGCCCTGTCGCCGATTTTGGAGGCTATCGACATCTATCGGGAGTTGGCGCTTCAGGATCCCGCCGCCTACCGTCCCGACCTGGCCATGAGTCTCGGTAATCTGGCCATTCTGTTGAGCGAGGTTGATCGTTCATCGGAGGCCCTCGCCCCTGCCGGGGAAGCCCTTGAGATCCGGCGCGAACTGGCGCGGCGGCACCCGGGGGCTTTCCGACCCGCCCTGGCCATGAGTCTCAACAATCTGTCCCCGATATTGAGCCGGGTTGGCCGTTCGGCAGAGTCCCTGGCCCTGGTCGAGGAGGCTCTCGAAATCCGGCGGGAGTTGGCGCGTCAGCAGCCGGCCGTTTTCCGGCTCGGTCTGGCCGACAGTCTGCACAATCTGGCTATTCGATTGGGCGAGTTTGGCCGTTCTTCGGAAGCTGTTGCCCGCGCTGCGGAAGCGGTGGGCATCTATCGGGAGTTGGCGGCTCAGCGGCAGCCGGGTTTCCGTCGCGACCTGGCCAGGAGCCTCGACACCCTGGCCAGCTGCCTGACCAAGGTTGGCCATGCCACGGAGGCCCTCACTCCTGCCGGAGAAGCCGTCGACATCTACCGGGAATTGACCAGGCAGCAGCCGGAGGAGTTCCGACCCGCGCTGGCCAGGAGTCTCGACAGTCTGGCCATTGGATTGAGCGGGGTTGGTCGTTCGGCAGAGGCGCTCGCTCCCGCCGGGGAAGCCGTCGACATCTATCGGGAGTTGGCGCGGTAGCGGCCGGAGGCGTTCCGTTCCGATCTGGCCGGGAGCCTCAGCAATCTGGCGGTGTTTTTCGGCCAGGTTGGTCGTGTGGCAGAGGCTCTTGCCGATGCCGGGGAAGCCGTCGATCTTTATCGGGAGTTGGTGGGGCAGCAGCCGGAAACTTTTCGTGACGACTTTGCGGGAAGCCTCAACAATCTGGCCAGTCTGTTGAGCGAGGTTGGCCGTTCAGCGGAGGCCCTCGCTGCTGCCGGGGAAGGCGTCGCCCTCTATCGGGAATTGGCGAAGCAGCAACCGGAAGCGTACCGTCCCGCCCTGGCCATGAGCCTCAACAATCTGGCGCTTCGATTGAGAGACGTCGACCGTTTGGCGGAGGCTTTCGAAGCCGCCAAGGAAGCCGTCGTCATTCGTCGGGAACTGGTCAAAAAACGTCCTGCGGTTTTTCAACCCAAGCTGAAACACAGCCTCGACACCCTGGCCACCATCCTGCGCCAACTCGGTAAAATCGGGGAAGCCGAGGCCATCGAGGCCGAGTTGGCCGGGCTGGGGTGATGGCGCGCGCTACGTCGACGCCGCCCAGGCCGTGTTCATCATCACCATCCTGAAGATGTTTCCCGCCCGGTAAACGGGGTTCGGCGGGTTCACACGTCCTGAAAAATCAACTTCAGCATCAGGGTCATGTCGTCGCTGGAGATGTGGCGATAGCGCAAGTTGTAACGCAGGTCCTTGAGGATGGGCTTGGTGCGGGTTGCCAGGCGGGCGAGAACGGCGGCGTCCTTGGGGTTCGGACTGGCGGAACGCACCCGGTTTAAACCTACCAGAACGGCCAGATACTCGTTCAGATAAAGCTCGTTTTCCGTCAGTGTCTGCCCTTGACGATAGCGGAAACAGATGGGACGCAGCTTGGTGATCCAGTAGATGAACTGGCCACCCACCTTGGCCGGTTCAGGATTCCGGCTGCCGTGAAAATGGCAGAAACGCTCCTTGTCCTTCTCCACCCGGATGGCAATATCCTCCAGAACATCTCCGGACAGATAATACAGACCATCTTCCGGACCACCCCGCCAGGTTTCCACGAAGATCGGCAGACTCTGGTAGGCCCGCAGAATTTTACGCACGCCCAAAATGATCTTGGCCTTGTCCGGGCTGAATTCCTTCCGGAAAGAATGGTCCGTCTGCGTTGCTTCCATGCCCGACTCCAGCTCTGTTCGATGCGAATCCGGTTATCTTCCCGTGCGCTTTCCAATCGGGAAGGAGGCATCTTATCCGATTTCACCCTTCGGGAAAAGTGGCGTCAGCCGCTTCGCGGTGTTCCGAAAGGGCAATCGAAGACAAAAAAAAGCCCGTCTGACGTTCCGACGGGCCTTTTCAGGACAGGGAAGCGAACTTCAGTCCGTCAGGGCTTCCTTGAGAATCTGGGCAGTCATCGACATGGCCTCTTCATAGGCCTCCAGATTCTCTTCGCAGGTATCCCCGCTGTTGGACATGGTGGTATAGAGGTACGGATGCCGTTCCTCGCGGATATTGGCTTCCACCACCTGTAAAACCTGCCTGACTTCTTCATCGGCAGTCATAGCGAAATCTCCCTCATGGTAAACTCCATCCTTTCGGCATCGGCCCGGACAACTCCCGCGTCCTGCCTCCAGCCATGACGATTCCCCGAATCCGCCGGGGGTTGCTGTGATAGATTATAACACCGATTAATCGGTGGGTAAAATAATTTACCGGAAAAAGGGCGATCCCGGTTGGCCTGCCGTCAAGAGAGCGATGGTGCGCTGCCTCTGATATTACGAACAGCATGAACCATGCCACTGATTTGACATAATATGCATGCGAAACGAAAAGGCCAGGGAAATTATGGTGAATACGCCGTTTTTTCGTCGGATTGATACCGATATCCGATGGGATTCCCACTGCTGAATCACCCATACCCTCCGGGCTGAGGCGAGACCGGGCCATGCCCAAAGACTTCTGCAACGTGAAAGAGGGCGCGTTGGCCAAATGAGGCAATTGCAGAACTCCCGCTGCCGGGTGGGAATCGACTCAGAATTACTTTGACTTTCAATATGTTATCCTTTAAGTATCAAAAAAAGGAAATGTTCTGTCCTTTGACGTTTCAATCAGTTAGCTCCTTCCGAGCCAATGCTTCGCGGTTTGGCGATGTGTTCGTATCATCAGGTAAAATTTCCCTTCTTGACCCGTAGAACCAGAAGTTGCATTCTAACCCGGTCCGCAACAGCATCAGGTAATGCAGGAGACGGGGCATGGCGGGAAAAAAGGGGTTGGTGTTGTTCATCCACGGCCTGGGTGGGGATGAGACCACCTGGGGGGATTTTCCGCGCCTGCTGCGGGAGGATGCCGGGGTTGCGGCGAGGTATGAGGTGCGAGTTTGGCAGTATCCCACCTCGTTGAATCCGGTTAAACACAATCCCCGCATTCAGAAGATTGCCGAGGGGTTGGGCACGGAACTGGGTTTGGTGGAAGCCTCCGAGATTGTATTGATCTGCCATAGCATGGGGGGGTTGGTGGCGCGGCAGATGCTTTTGGCCCGCAAGCTTGCCAAGGATCCTTTGCTCGCATCGCGCCTGTTGCTTTTCGCCACACCCAATAATGGTGCCGATCTGGCCAGGTACCTACAGATCTCCCCCCAAATCTCCCAGATGAACCCGGAGAGCGATTTCCTGGATATGCTCAACCAGGGCTGGGCCGACCAAAAAATGAATAAACAAGTCATCACCCGGTTTGTGGTGGCCGATGATGACAACGTTGTCGAAGAGCAGAGCGCACGGGGATTTTGGGGCAGCAAGCATGTTTTTCGAATACTTGGTAAGGGCCATATCGATGTGGTCAAGCCACGGAACCGCGAGGATCAGGCGTTCAAAATCGCCCGAAAATTTCTGCTCGATGGCCCGCCCCCGACACCACCGGGATTGCCTCTGGAGCCGCTTGGCCTGATCGAAGGCGCGACGGGGGTGCAGAAACTCAATCCCCGTGCGCGTAGCGTCAAGACGCTTGTCGGGCGGGAGGGGGATCTTGGCAAGATGCGGGCCTGGCTGGACTCGGACAAAGCCGTTGCCGTGCGGGCGCTGATCGGGGATGGCGGTCGGGGCAAGACGCGGCTGGCTGTGGAGTTGTGTCTGGAGTACCAGGAAAAGGGCTGGCACACCGGTTTTCTCTCAGGGGCCAAGATCCCGGCAACGTCCCGCTGGAGTCGGGACACCCTGGCGGTGATCGACTACGCCGCCAACCACGCTGCGGCCATTCGCCAGTGGCTGGAGGCCCTGGCCGAGGCGGCGGACCCGGCCAGCAAACTGCGTTTGCTGCTGCTGGAGCGCCACGGCGAGGAGGATGCCGGCTGGTGGCAGACGGTGCGCGGCGTCGGGGGCTGGGGCAATGCGGTGACCAAACTGCTCGACCCGGCCAAACCGGAGGAATTGCCCCCCCTGGATAAGCCAGCCGGGTTGGCCTTGCTGGAGCATGTCTCTCCGGGCATGGCATCCCCCGCCGCGCCGCTGGTGAAACAGGATTGGTGGGGCGAGCCGCTGTTCATCCTGATGGCGGGGCAGATTCAGGGCAACCCGTGGGCCATGAACCGGCTGGAGTTGGCTCAGGCCCTGGTGGACAAGGAAGAAAACCGCATTGTCAGCCGGAGCGATTCCGAAGCTCAGGCCATGCTGCTGCGCCATCTGGCGGCCTACACCACCCTGTGTGGCGGGTTGAACCGACCCGATCTGGAAGAGGTTTGTGAGCAGGAACTGAAAAAACGCAGGGCAAACGGCGATATCCCCACCCTGGCCGACAAACTGCACGCCCTCTTTCCCGCCGATTCCGGCGCCGCAGCCCTGCTGCCGGACCTGCTGGGGGAGTTGCTGATCCTGAAGAATCTGGGCAACGGGGATGCCCCCTCCGCCCAGGCCGCCGCCTTGCGGGCTTTCGACCGGGGTGGCCTCAAAGCCGTGACCGCCGCCCTCCGCTGCGTGCAGGACTATGGCCGTTACGGCTATGAACAGCCCCTGCACTGGCTGGACGCCCTGGTGGATCAACAAGACCTGCCTGTGGAACGCCTGCTGGCCATCACCGACGCCAAGCTGCTGCCGGACTACCACCTGGACCTGAACGCCTTCACCGCCAAGGTGGAAGGGGCCATCATCCAGCGGCTGCGGGACAGCAAGGCCACCGACCTTGCCAGCCGTGCCCAACTGGCCCGCTTTCTCAATAATTATTCGGTAAGACTGGGCCACCTGGGCCGTTCGGCAGAGGGCCTCAAGCCCGCCGAGGAAGCTGTCGAAATCTATCGTGAGT
Coding sequences:
- a CDS encoding universal stress protein, with translation MAAYRRVLCAVQPDGRGEGVVRRALRMARLEGCEVGVVVVMDFHTGFESDHIPFRTPAEIKAEMVRYLEGRLQGMLEKLGCREWVRGWVVAGDPEREVGRQAGEWGADLVVVGSRESYALQRSWRGDVLVVQPESDPWRGLKMALSFQSVK
- the sulP gene encoding sulfate permease is translated as MSVIALPGRPLHLSRFLPFLRWWPRVNGSTVRADAIAGLVGAILVLPQGVAFAIIAGMPPEYGLYAGMIPAVIAALFGSSWHLVSGPTTAASILLYAVLSLHASPGSSEYVQLAITLTFLVGVIELGMGLLRFGSLVNFIPHAVVVGFTAGAALLILSNQLPTFLGLVMPRSENFAATIHDVVAHLAESNLYVVQVSLLTLTVGVAIKHFRPRWPYMLIALVVGTLFAVLLERLMTPQTTGIALVGYVRAGLPPLSAPVLNPAALLDLLPAALAVTLLALTEAVSIARAVAVRSGQSIDGNQEFIGQGLSNLLGSFFSAYVATGSFNRTGLNEAAGAKTPLAAVFGGIILLLLAPTVLPLAAYIPKAVIAAILFQVAWGLIDFHHIGQLRKSYPREGFILLVTFLATLFIDMEKAILAGVMLSLIFHLRRTSQPELVSLVPDRGVARRSMVRAGQREECPQLKVARLDGSLYFGAVAHVEAQLEEVAQKHLIIVASGINLVDSAGSHLLIQEAKRRQAAGGDLYLVDVKRGPGESLQRGGLSEVVPQAHLFPGKESAIASVFPRLDAAICRSCKVRLFRECQTVAGDDTGKGEK
- a CDS encoding tetratricopeptide repeat protein, which codes for MFFGQVGRVAEALADAGEAVDLYRELVGQQPETFRDDFAGSLNNLASLLSEVGRSAEALAAAGEGVALYRELAKQQPEAYRPALAMSLNNLALRLRDVDRLAEAFEAAKEAVVIRRELVKKRPAVFQPKLKHSLDTLATILRQLGKIGEAEAIEAELAGLG
- a CDS encoding type II toxin-antitoxin system VapC family toxin, with the protein product MSFLLDTNVCIRYLSGRSPSVLHRLRSMRPEVVRVCSVVKSEMFYGAMKSQDPMGNLHRQEVFFSPFRSLPFDDAAARIFGRIRAELVRQGVPIGPYDLQIAAIALANSCTLVTHNTAEFSRVSGLLLEDWEE
- a CDS encoding tetratricopeptide repeat protein, which encodes MAGKKGLVLFLHDLGKAGLALLKRVSTEKSPSGVLRVKQGWWGASLLFLMAGQIEGDPLNTHSSASSGVAPPTPDLQGERLIRPGDCDAEKVRAAALQAYKTADIQAAAAVLRCIQDDGRHDFDQALHSLNALVDQPDLSLEGLLAIDALLPDYHLNLNAFSAKVKGVVTRRLRATKATDPASRARLADVLKRYSTSLSNLGRWTEGLESAGEAVAIFRELARQQPVDFLPGLADSFNTLSNRLSEVGRSSEALAPAENALYIRRELVRQQPAAFRPDLALSLNTLASRLSQAGRSSEALSPILEAIDIYRELALQDPAAYRPDLAMSLGNLAILLSEVDRSSEALAPAGEALEIRRELARRHPGAFRPALAMSLNNLSPILSRVGRSAESLALVEEALEIRRELARQQPAVFRLGLADSLHNLAIRLGEFGRSSEAVARAAEAVGIYRELAAQRQPGFRRDLARSLDTLASCLTKVGHATEALTPAGEAVDIYRELTRQQPEEFRPALARSLDSLAIGLSGVGRSAEALAPAGEAVDIYRELAR
- a CDS encoding tetratricopeptide repeat protein produces the protein MAGKKGLVLFIHGLGGDETTWGDFPRLLREDAGVAARYEVRVWQYPTSLNPVKHNPRIQKIAEGLGTELGLVEASEIVLICHSMGGLVARQMLLARKLAKDPLLASRLLLFATPNNGADLARYLQISPQISQMNPESDFLDMLNQGWADQKMNKQVITRFVVADDDNVVEEQSARGFWGSKHVFRILGKGHIDVVKPRNREDQAFKIARKFLLDGPPPTPPGLPLEPLGLIEGATGVQKLNPRARSVKTLVGREGDLGKMRAWLDSDKAVAVRALIGDGGRGKTRLAVELCLEYQEKGWHTGFLSGAKIPATSRWSRDTLAVIDYAANHAAAIRQWLEALAEAADPASKLRLLLLERHGEEDAGWWQTVRGVGGWGNAVTKLLDPAKPEELPPLDKPAGLALLEHVSPGMASPAAPLVKQDWWGEPLFILMAGQIQGNPWAMNRLELAQALVDKEENRIVSRSDSEAQAMLLRHLAAYTTLCGGLNRPDLEEVCEQELKKRRANGDIPTLADKLHALFPADSGAAALLPDLLGELLILKNLGNGDAPSAQAAALRAFDRGGLKAVTAALRCVQDYGRYGYEQPLHWLDALVDQQDLPVERLLAITDAKLLPDYHLDLNAFTAKVEGAIIQRLRDSKATDLASRAQLARFLNNYSVRLGHLGRSAEGLKPAEEAVEIYRELEKQFLEVFRPELAKSLNTLANRLRDVDSYEQAIIPSYEAVKIYRELSMQHSDYFSQYLAGSLANLAISLSQVGRSVEALSNTLESVNIRRELAEQHPKLYLPYFAMSLNNLANILSELGQREEALAPALEAVGIYRELARQQPEAFRHYLAGTLNNLARYLNEDGRSAEALSPAQESVTLFRELFNKLPDAFRRNWIISLGVLADILRQLDNIKEAEAIEAELAGLG